AACCGCCGTGGAGATTCTCGAAAACGCGAGGCTCTTTCGAGACCTAGAGGAAAGCACCCTAGGTAGAGAACTCGATTCCGAGTCCGTGCTCGAGAAACTAGCTGACCAACGTTCTCCTCTTTTGTCTAGctaacgatttaaaaaaaaagaaagattaAACTGGTAAGGGCCAGGCACGTTGTCGTGGCCATCATAAATCGGGTGGGCGGTGCGAGAAGAGGGGCGTGGCCTAAGTTGGCGGTTCACCGGGTCGTCGACGAGAAACGCGCGGTCGCTTTAGCACGGCAAAGAACTCAACCAAAAATGCAAACCAAGGCGAACAACGCGTAAACGACTGAAACGGAAACGAAAGGGCTCGTATGGAAGAGTATACCGGGGGTGTCGCTGGAAACGGATCTCTGTATTCGATTCGACCACGTGGAGGCAATCTATACGGACACGGTTTCTCGcaactcaccctgtatattcgcgCGTACTCGTCGCAGAGCTTGCACAGGATATCCTCCGGATGTTAGGACGTCGACAGACAGCTGTTTCCGGTACGAATCGCACGCAAACACAAGCATGATCCTGTTTTATCCGGAGTTTACCCTGCGCGAGCGATCATGGTAAAAAATCGGGGACGGTTTATGGTGGTCTGTTGGACGTGTTGCAATTCGGATGGTCGAAAGAACGTTGTACCCCGGTGGTAGAGAGGAGTCGTTGACAACGACAACGACTATAacgacgacaacaacgagaacgatgTAAACGACGATGACAACGACGATGacaacgacgacaacgacgacgacgacgacaactaTTTTATCAACGTCCTTCTCTTTATCGTGTTTTTTTCTCGACAATTCGTTATACAGAgtattcttttctctttttaacCCGGGGACGGGGGGGTGGTGGGTGGGCGGGGTTAGAGGGGGCGGGGCCCGAGAGAACGCTGAGCTTCGAGTGATGGCATGAGAGTGAGAGATAGGGATAGTTACCTGTGTCTGTAGTCGTGTTAGACCACGGAGCCATAGAATTTGTCCTTTGCGCGGCTTTTTATCCGAGTCAGGGTCGAATTTCTCATCTCCGAGATCGATCGCACCGATATCATCCGGCTGGCCGCGGCCCCATCTGTTTTTGAAAAACATGAAACCAATTCTTCATCACTCGATCCCTGTTACACATATTGGTCTATAATCAAAGtagatttttttttgtttgagATTGGATTACTTTTTTTTTGTCTGTTAAATTACTTTGGAcactcttttttttttgttttgtttgttagttgttacttGGTTTATTTTACGTCTCGCTTTTACGCGACGTCGTTGAATTGGTCAAAAGCTCTCGCTGAGCCGGCTCCTCGACGCACTGCACCccgatttcttatttttttgcttctgtcttttttttttgttttcgctTATTTCGTTTTCGcttttaattgtaatttatattatttaatcatttacGTGTGAGTGTGTACTTATGGGTTTTTGATATAGTTTTTTCGCTTTTGTTTTCGGTTCGTTCGACGGTTTTTACACGTTTCCCCTCGCTCCTTAGCTTGGACACCTAACGACCACGCTCTCTCTATATGTAACAGATAGTTAACGATGTGTCGACGATGCTGCTGGCATAATCGATCTTTCAGTTTTCTTTTAGAGTTTCTTTTTTCTCGTTAGATAGTTTCCGTGTATTAGTTAACGAGGTTCGATCGGCGGCGGCGTAACGGTGATCGGAAATGGCCGAGAAAGGAAAGCAGACGGACAGAGATATGCGTACAGGCTGTCTCAGTGGCGTGAACAATTAACAACTGCTTGCACACTGCTCCCGCCGTTCGACTCTCGATTAGAATGGATTCTCTAAAACGGCGGTGATCCGAGCAGCGTGCAGGCGGATAGGCAGAACGCTTTAGATTCGATAGATTAGCAGCGGAAAAGCTGTAGCTTCCGGCATGCTCGCCACCTTGCAACCTACCTGCTTCGTTCGTGAAACAGCCGGTACACAAACATACACATATAGAAGAAAATAATGTTTATACGGCGTGAAAAGAATGAGCCAACGAACGAGGGGATGCGATGAGGTGCAATGCAGACAGAGTGAGCGATAAATGCGTATTCTGCTGATAGAACGGAAACGAGTGACACTTGTAGAAAAGCGTGTACAAGTGTGAAGATTGTGTGTGCCCGCGTGGAGTGTCCATGTATGTCTACGTGTCTATgtatatctctatctctatataaatatatatataaatctatatataCACGTGTAAAGAGCGTGCCGTAATGGGCGGGACCCGCCAGCGATGGGAGGAGTCGAGAGAAATCGATGGGCGGGGCGCCCTGGCCGATTCGGTGCCGCCCAGTACGGTGCGCTCTGTACACAAACCGATTTCTCTGTTTCTGTGTTTCGAGACACTCGGTACATGGTTCGTGTGATGGCGGAGATGATGAGATACTTTTGTACTTGTCAGGGGATAGCAATGAACGGGAACGAAAAACAAGACAAGAGAAcacaaaaaagaaacagaagtgaagatgaagaaaaaCTGGGGAGGTGGTCGGGTTTTCTTGTGGATGTGGGAGGGGGGAGTTACCGTGGGTGGGTGGGACCGGGGCCGAACGAGTCTAGAGACGGTCACGGAGACGGAGGGGCGGGGACGGACGGGATATCGGTTACTGATCTCCCAGCTCGTTCCTTCTCCACTGGGCGATCTTGGGCGgatttcgatcgatcgattccgGAATCGATGGAGGCACGACCGCGATGATCGATCGGCCAGCGATGCTGCGGCGTCATCTCCTCCCTTTTTACCTGTCGGAGGGACTCGGACGGCCGGTTATTATCAAAGTTCGAGAATCGCGGCTACGTCTCTACGTAACACGTCCTACGCACGACAGTAGTCGATTGCGAAGCTTGAACAAAGCGAATGCAGAAGATTAAAAACATTGGGCGAGATGTAGAGAAACGATACCCCCAACACCGTGCGTGTCTCTGAGTGCGTGTGTCGGTGCGGGTCGACGTGGTGGATACATCGCAGGTCTTTGTTTTTGTATGGACGGTAGTTTTGTATGGacaagaggggggggggggcgaggggCTATAGTTGCCGGGTGGGCGAGGCGAGAGCACAGAGGCGTCCCCGGTCGTTGCACGGCACACGGATTCGATGCGAGCACCGAGTTATCCTTCGATAGCTCTCTGGAATGATTAGCAACCGGATCTCCTTATCCTCGTTGCGAGTTTgatggaggtggaggaggaggtgAGATTTGTTACCTAAGCGCACAGAGACCGAAAGTGAAAgagaaacagaaaaagaaagaCAAGTTCCTGGATTTCGAGGAAAGTATTATTGTCTCTTTTTGGCTCCGTGTATGCGTGCGATGGCGGTGGACGAATGTGACGGGAGAGAtggacacagagagagagagagagagagagagagagagagagagagagagagagagaacgaggaaACGGTCTCGAGAGAAAACAACAACATAGAAGATAATATACAAGAAATacaaagagatagagagagtgagagagagagagagagagagagagaaacggacAAAGAAACACAAGAGTGAAAGATAGACAGAAAGAAAGCAAGAAAGAAAGATAGACAAACGGacggacagacagacagacagatagatagatagatagacagacagacagacaaacagacaaacagacagacagacagaaagaaAGACGGTTAAGTATAGCTCCAGCGATAGAGTGATACAGACAAGTGCTAAGCGCTGGTACCACTTGATATATCGTCTATACACGGGTATCTTTTTTGCACTGGCTTCGAACCGAGACACCGATAGATCGAGGTTAAATCTATGCGCCACTGAGTTCCCTCGCACCAATGATCGAACGACACGAGTGAATCGtcgctcattcgtttgttcgaGTTACAACAAACAAGTACGTAGGCAGGGTCGGTGGTTTGTTAGTGCATGCAACGGCTAAGCCTGCTATATATATATCCGACCTGGTCCAGATTATCGGGGACCACAGTGATTCAGTGTCCAAAAGCGATTAGGTAACGGTAGTATCtcgtctacagggtgttccctTGCAAACCTGGAAATTCCATTGTCATTATCTTTCTAATAACGATGCGGCAAAGTTAAATACGACCCCGGAAATACCCTGTATCCATCGAAAATCTACCGGTGCGCCCATCGTTTCGACACTGATGCACTCGGTTCGCTAGCCGATGGGAGGTCCAGGCTGTCCCGAGCTCGGAGGCGGGGCCAGCTGGAGCTCCGAACGGCCAGGAAGGGGCTAGCAGTGACGTATAATCATTGAGAAgggctggggggggggggggggagcgaAGGAGGAGCCGAGCATCATTCTGTCGCGACTATAGCGCCCAATTCGTCTCACGTCGAATCGGACTGAATCGGATGTCTAGGGAGCATGCTACGTAAAGCGATACGTTGATAGACTCTCTCTCGGTATAGAGAGGGGTAGGAAACAGGTGAAAAAATACACGACAAAgctaatacatacatatatatgtaaacatatatatatgtagagGGGACGGGGTGGTGGTGGGAGGGGCTCGTTTAAAagcgagatatatatatatataatatatacgtaAGGAAAACAATCGGAAGCACTACGCTATCACAGCTACCagttaatatagtaatatataatatgtaaaataGAACTTTCTTTCCACGATGCATGTCTCCCTTCTATTATACACGTTCACACGATATACCGATACACGATGATACTTATCTTCTCGCGTCATAACTCGATTTCGCTTACATGTTTTTTGCGCACGATTGGCTCGTGTCATGCTTGCTGCCTTTCACGAGCAATGCGGGTGGGACCTGGGACGTTGGTCGTGCATCAAGACCGATTCTCGTATACGACCAACGACCGTCGACAGAATCTTCTTGCGATAACAGAGGCCGAGATAGAAATTAATCGCGACGAGCGGGCGGAGTCGAGAAAACGGGCGGAACCGCGGGTCCGCCTAGTTTCCCCCTCTCCTTTCTCTCCTTCGAGAGAAACCTCGAGCTTGCTCTCGATGGAGACACGACGCGACCGTTGTATCATTCGCGACGGATCGATACCGAGTGCGGTTAATACGTGTTGGGTTCATGCAAAGACGGCTCTATATTTTGTACCAAAAGAAGGGTCTCGTTGGAATCTCGGTAAACGGCTATCTGTGTACGATATTCGAACCCGAACAACAGGTTGCTCtggagagatagatagagaaatagaatgagagcgagagagagagagagagagagagagagagagagagaaagtgtatgagagagagagagagagagagagagagtggagaGGTGAAGGTGTAGGCGGATGTTAGTTACCAACGATTACGAGCaacgaaaaagaaagaagaacggGGTTAAATGTCGGCGACAACGCACGCGTTCGTCACAGGATAGAAGCCCTACGTTTCGTTCGCATGATCGCGTCGCACCCGATGCAAGAAAGCAAGAAACATCCTCGATAAAATGTCTACGGTCCCACGGTTTACGTTTATTTCGTTTCGGTTATACGCTTGACGGCTGCAATACGTTACCAGCATCCGAGAAACTCAAAAAGAGGCACAGACAGCAAAAGAAACCAAAAAGAACGGAAAGAGAATAAATACgtggaaagaaagaaaaacagaaGAGAGAGCGTATACAGAGCGACCGATCCGTTGCTGCAGCTGCTTCTTTCGAGCAGCGGTCGCCGCGTCGTCCCGGACGCTCTGTATACGTAAGTACACAGGTGGAAcgtgtaaatataatattatatctgaGGCCCTCGAAACTAATTTTCAATATTCGGGCGAGCAAGTGAACGCCCATAGAATCGAACAGAAGTATCTCTCATCATCTATAGAGACAGCTAGAGAcaatttcttaaaatatttcttttcttttgtatcttttttttctctttttttttgttgGTTGTTGGTATAGGTGAATGTATCACTTACGAAAGGATTTTAGGAATCTTGCGCGTAGGAATAGTCGTAATTATTTGGCCCCACAATAGAGTACCGACTCCGAAGAACAGGCACCACATCCATTGTTCTAAAGTGAGAGCTTTCGTGCTGAACGCCATTTTACCATACTGTATGATAACTACCTAGAAAAGAGACATACGGGTCCGTTAACGGGGATGGGCAGAACAAAATCGTTTCACAGTCACCGTGTATAAGAGAGATCAACACCACAGGTTGGCTGTAGAGAGAGCTTGCGTTTCTCTTTAGTCCATCCTCTGCTGCGACTTCGCCTCTCTTCTGGTTCAGTCAACCTATTCCTGCTTGCGATCGAGCTACAAATTCGCCGATTCTTTATCTTCCTACAGCCTCGTTCTCACTAATTAGAAACACCTTGGTGAATTTGCGTGAGAATAGGCTGAGCAATGCAGGACTAAAACTGCTCCCTGGATGCGCGAACGTCCAACGCGTACGACGATAATAAATGATAAACGACTATGGTTCCGAATGATTCTCGGAACGTTAAAGAGTAAACGCTCGCGCAGCCAGAGGGACATTAAAACCGCTAAAGATCCTAGGAGGACATCTTGCCCGACTGGTTCATGGTTCATCGATACGACAATATCCGAAAGACGCGGCACAGTCTATATGGGTGGTTATTTACCTGCGATAGACACGTGAGAATCCAGATAGAATAAAAGATGGGGTTGGTGAATATTCCTTGGAAGACATTACGCTGACCATGGATTTTCCTGGCGTTGAATTCGTTGAACAGAGTCATCATGACGAACGTGTTGAAGATGACGGTGAAGTGTTGCGTTGGACCGCCGCCAGCCTGGGCCACCCCTCGGCCAGTTTCGATGTCTAGCATCTTATCACCTGCAGATCAGAGATTGCAAAATTAGACGGACTCGAGAAGAATGCGTTTCAGAGCGTGTGGTTCTCGCACCTGGCTCGCCTCGGAGTCCAAAGAGAAAATTTCAACGCACCGAGGATACACACTTGATACACTGAGCAATGGACCGAGGATGAGCCAGGTGTCGTACGCgcgatatatttatatattatggaTAGAAGAGACAATCACCAACGAAAAGAAGCATAAAAATAACGGTCAGCTGATAGACGGCTTGACCAAGGATGTTCTTCATCATTGTCCTGGAGATGAGCGGTTTCGTGCGACCGTACGGTCTGCGAAGAAGGAGATCGTTCGTAGGCATTTCGGTGGCCAATGCGAGGGACGCTAACGTGTCCATGATTAGATTCACCCACAACATCTGCACCGCTTTAAGAGGGGAATCTTGCACGGCACACGCCCCGATAAAAGCAACTATAACAGCGACGACGTTCACCGTCAGCTGAAACTGCAAGAACTTGGCTATACTATCGTAGACGTTTCTACCCCACATAACCGCCTTCACGATCGAGGAGAAATTATCGTCCGTTAAAATGATATCGGAAGCCTCCTTGGCAACGTCGGTACCGGCGATGCCCATGGCGAACCCGACGTCCGCCTTCTTCAACGCGGGACCGTCGTTGGTACCGTCGCCTGTCACGGCGACCACCTCTctggccgcagtggccttgctGTCGATGATCCCCTTGACCAGAGTGTACTTGTCCGTGGGCGACGACCTGGCCAACACCCTCAGCTTCGGCCACACCTTATCCAACAGGTGTTGCTGCACCTCGCCGTTGTTATCCCTGATCCTCCTGTTGAACTCCTTGCCCTCGAGGATCAGGAAGTCCTCGTTCGGCTTAAGGATTCCGCATTTCAGGGCTATCGATCGAGCCGTGTTTATATTGTCGCCCGTCACCATACGGACGGTGATGCCGGCCTTCTGACACTTCCGGATCGCGTCAGGCACCTCCGGCCTCACCGGATCCTCGATACCGACGACGCACAGACACGTCAGATTGTTCACTATGTTCTCCTCGTCCTCCCAATTCGGCTCGTTGTCCACGTGAACCTGATTGATCTCTGCCTTGCCAGGAACGAAGTCGCGATAAGCAATGGAGATGGTACGAAGCCCGTCGCACGCCATTGGTTCGATCACGTTCTTTGTCAGACGGTCCTGCATCTCTTTGGTAAATTTCTCCAAATGACCTTCGCGACCATATATAAAGGCACATCTGCAAACAAACGCGCGACCTATTTAGTATCCTAATATCTCGTCGCGCCAACCTGTCGGGGTGGTTGGAACGTGCTATTTATTTTGGGACGTACTTCTTCATGATCATCTCGGAAGCGCCCTTGGTGAAAAGTCTATATCCACCGCCTTTTCTCGGTACCACGGTGGACATGCTCTTCCTAACGCTATTGAACGTGTACACCCGCGTGAAGGTTTCCTCCGGTTGATCGTCCCGTATCGTTTGATAGTTCATGCCCAGGGCTACTACGAATCCAAGTAAGGCACATTCGGTTTTATTGCCGATCTGAAGCGGCAAGTCTGTAGGGTCTTGCGCGGGCATTATTCGGGATGTGTACGCTGAATTTATGGAGATCGCCTGGATGACCAGGTTGCCGATGTGGTTCGGAATGTCCGAGAACTTCGGGGCCGACTTGCTCATCTTCTCGCATATGTACGACTGAACGACGGTCATCCGGTTGGTTGTCAGGGTACCAGTCTTATCCGAACAGATTGCCGTTGCGTTGCCCATAGTTTCGCAAGCGTCCAAGTGACGTACCAGATTGTTGTCTTTCATCATTTTCTGTCGGCAACGAATCGAACGATTAATACGTCGGTCCACTGGGCTTCCATGGATCTAGAACTACATTCTAGGACCATGTGGAGCTACCTTTCGAACCTACCTTTACGGAATAAGCGAGAGACAATGTGACTGCTAGAGGAAGACCTTCGGGAACGGCGACCACCAGTACCGTTACACCGATGATCAAATGCCGCACCAGATCACCGGCGTACGTATTCTTCCAAGTTTTCCTCTCTATGACGAACGTCGTTACACAGAACTGAATGACTAGAATGAGAACGGTAAGCGCTGCTATGGTCGAGCCGGCGTAACCGATTTGTATGGCGAGTTTAGTTAGCTTGGCTTGGAGAACACTCTTCTCTTTCTTCCCTTCGCCACCGCCGCCTGCGCTGCCAACTGCATGACCCTCTCCGGCCTCTGCTTTGGCTCCGCTGCTGACATGGCTGTTTCCAGTGATCTCACCAGCTTCGTCCCCTTCATTTGCAACATACGGAACAGTCTGATCAATCGTCCCTAGGACCGATTGGATTGGCCTCGAGGCTCGATGCCTGCTCGTTCCAGACTCATTCCCAGAATCGGTTTAGTGTAACAACTTTGTCTCGAGTGTACATCGCTAACGAACAGTCATCGAGCCCCCTGAAACACTTAGAACTATAATAGGTCAGCTTTCGCCTTCTAATCGTCTACTATTGGCAACGATACCGACTACAGGTATCCTTAGAAGGGCAAGAAGTATAGTGAACGGTACTACAATGATAAGcgaaaatagaataataagGAGGTAATAAGGGTGACAATAATAATACGTAAAGAACATAGAACGCAATATAAGACCAGTTGCTGTAATGCCAAAGAACAGAAGCTCGTACGGTAATCAAGCAGCCGCTATGTAttccaaatgcagaagaaaccaTTGCTGTTAAGAAACAttcagaaatatataaatatataaatggtAGAATAAGGTACAGAGAAGCACGGACGAAACAATCTTGTCTACCTCGATTAGGGATCTTCTGTTTAGGGAAGATCCATGATCAAACTAAAAGACACATTGATCCAAACTGAACGTAAACATCTCTCAAAAACTATAGAGTGTGCAATAACAAAAAGAAACGGACTAAAACGTCAAAGatacaaaataaaacaataGTCTGTATTGTTGTTTCTTTCTCTAGCGCGTGTTTTATCCTCCTTAAAAAGATTAGAGAGAAGGTAACCAAAttagagagacagagagtgagagagagagagagagagagagagagagagagagagagagaaagagagagaaagagagagagaattaaataatatagaaaaaaGTAAACTAAATACGCGGGCGTGCTCATTGAATATAACAAGTACACGCTCAACACCGAAAAATGATGgacaataataatttatgatAGTGCTTTATTCACCTGTTAATGACTTCTTCTTCCGCTGCTTCTTAGCCTCTAGATAAAAAAacgcatgcaaaataaaatcgaTTAGCAATCTATCTAAAAATGTAATATGCCAGGAATAAGTTACGCCATATTCGTAATTTAATATTCTAAGTATCTTGGTATCAGGTCTTTTGTGGGATTCGGCTTAATTACTATAGTGGACAGCCCAGAAGGTTTCGACTCTAACCGTTCTTGGAGAAGCAAAATTCTAGTTGCAAATTGCCGATGACTATGTTCTAAAATATTGTTTTTAGCGAGGTGtgtgcgtgtgaaacaaacccAGCCTTCCAGGTTgtgcaaaaagaaaaagaaaaggtgAAGAAAGACATACACGAAAACATAAATCACAAGAAAGCAATCCTAGTCTCCGACTAATATGATAATTTATTGTGTACCGAAGTCGTTTTTTGATCTATCAAAAATCGACCTGAAAACAAAAGATAAAAGCTAGTAGTGTTTCTGATAAAAGAAAATGTTGTACAAAACACACAGGGCAGGAGAACAAACATTTACAACAAAATGCAAACTAACGTGATCGTGAGCATGCCATACAAGTGAGATATAGTATACTTAACCATTTTCTAACGTCAACGTGTGGTAAACGTgagatttaaataaataatcatttcccTCCTCGATCAATCACATTTTTCTCTTGTTCGAATAGCAATTAGTAAATCATTTATAGAGTGCCACTAATGCATGCCaaagaaacgaaagaataaTAAGTATAGAACTGAATTCATAGAGAAATGTGTTCACACCAATTATGAAAATAAATACCATGCTCTCGTCGTTTCTCTACGATTGCACTTACGCTCTGTGTCATGCGAAATTTTATTGCATCAGTTGCTACTATTCTTTGGAAAATCTGTTTCGAAAATCTCTATCTGCTCGATACAACTCTACGATAGGAAAGTGGCTAAAGATCTTTGATAGTCAGCGTTGTCATTCTTAAAAGAAATTCTAtggaaatggaaataaataCGTGTGTATGCATCTACGCTATACTACTCGGAAAATCCCGGAATTTCAGAAGACGATCGAGGTCTACGATCACTGTCCATGTGTGTCTACGTACCTTTCTTCATTTTCTTGATTTCTTGCTCTTGGTGATCAACGGCAGCACCCAATAACGTAAAGATAATACCAGCCTGCGAGTTAACGCCTACCGCGGTTACTAACATTTTTCCGGAGCCCTCCATCACGTGAGTACCTGTAGGAAGGAAATGACCGTTAACGAAAACAATCAGATTACGAGCTTCCCATCGTAGATTTTCCTCGGTGAA
This genomic stretch from Megalopta genalis isolate 19385.01 chromosome 5, iyMegGena1_principal, whole genome shotgun sequence harbors:
- the PMCA gene encoding plasma membrane calcium-transporting ATPase 3 isoform X1, with the protein product MATIDGRPAQYGVTLKQLRELMEFRGREGVNKINSYGGVQEICKKLYTSPSEGLSGSAADIQHRRDTFGSNLIPPKPPKTFLQLVWEALQDVTLIILEVAALVSLGLSFYQPADEEETGPSFEDDEAKYGWIEGLAILISVIVVVIVTAFNDYSKERQFKGLQSRIEGEHKFSVIRQGEVKQIAVFDIVVGDICQIKYGDLLPADGILIQSNDLKVDESSLTGESDHVKKGEAFDPMVLSGTHVMEGSGKMLVTAVGVNSQAGIIFTLLGAAVDHQEQEIKKMKKEAKKQRKKKSLTGDEAGEITGNSHVSSGAKAEAGEGHAVGSAGGGGEGKKEKSVLQAKLTKLAIQIGYAGSTIAALTVLILVIQFCVTTFVIERKTWKNTYAGDLVRHLIIGVTVLVVAVPEGLPLAVTLSLAYSVKKMMKDNNLVRHLDACETMGNATAICSDKTGTLTTNRMTVVQSYICEKMSKSAPKFSDIPNHIGNLVIQAISINSAYTSRIMPAQDPTDLPLQIGNKTECALLGFVVALGMNYQTIRDDQPEETFTRVYTFNSVRKSMSTVVPRKGGGYRLFTKGASEMIMKKCAFIYGREGHLEKFTKEMQDRLTKNVIEPMACDGLRTISIAYRDFVPGKAEINQVHVDNEPNWEDEENIVNNLTCLCVVGIEDPVRPEVPDAIRKCQKAGITVRMVTGDNINTARSIALKCGILKPNEDFLILEGKEFNRRIRDNNGEVQQHLLDKVWPKLRVLARSSPTDKYTLVKGIIDSKATAAREVVAVTGDGTNDGPALKKADVGFAMGIAGTDVAKEASDIILTDDNFSSIVKAVMWGRNVYDSIAKFLQFQLTVNVVAVIVAFIGACAVQDSPLKAVQMLWVNLIMDTLASLALATEMPTNDLLLRRPYGRTKPLISRTMMKNILGQAVYQLTVIFMLLFVGDKMLDIETGRGVAQAGGGPTQHFTVIFNTFVMMTLFNEFNARKIHGQRNVFQGIFTNPIFYSIWILTCLSQVVIIQYGKMAFSTKALTLEQWMWCLFFGVGTLLWGQIITTIPTRKIPKILSWGRGQPDDIGAIDLGDEKFDPDSDKKPRKGQILWLRGLTRLQTQLRVIRAFKSTLEDLEERRSVHSLHSLHSMRSSRSHTGPRPFSDFTYIDEDPTNTTVIRVKGPAEDSAQARMINNSATSPLLLTVSGPPGNNAYNHHNTIYNTTTTTTTTTATTTTTNDNRSSSNSANPSQTNHTQMQSSNSRDNNTTITGNSPLLSSNNLALPELTKLVHETSI
- the PMCA gene encoding plasma membrane calcium-transporting ATPase 3 isoform X10, whose amino-acid sequence is MATIDGRPAQYGVTLKQLRELMEFRGREGVNKINSYGGVQEICKKLYTSPSEGLSGSAADIQHRRDTFGSNLIPPKPPKTFLQLVWEALQDVTLIILEVAALVSLGLSFYQPADEEETGPSFEDDEAKYGWIEGLAILISVIVVVIVTAFNDYSKERQFKGLQSRIEGEHKFSVIRQGEVKQIAVFDIVVGDICQIKYGDLLPADGILIQSNDLKVDESSLTGESDHVKKGEAFDPMVLSGTHVMEGSGKMLVTAVGVNSQAGIIFTLLGAAVDHQEQEIKKMKKEAKKQRKKKSLTGDEAGEITGNSHVSSGAKAEAGEGHAVGSAGGGGEGKKEKSVLQAKLTKLAIQIGYAGSTIAALTVLILVIQFCVTTFVIERKTWKNTYAGDLVRHLIIGVTVLVVAVPEGLPLAVTLSLAYSVKKMMKDNNLVRHLDACETMGNATAICSDKTGTLTTNRMTVVQSYICEKMSKSAPKFSDIPNHIGNLVIQAISINSAYTSRIMPAQDPTDLPLQIGNKTECALLGFVVALGMNYQTIRDDQPEETFTRVYTFNSVRKSMSTVVPRKGGGYRLFTKGASEMIMKKCAFIYGREGHLEKFTKEMQDRLTKNVIEPMACDGLRTISIAYRDFVPGKAEINQVHVDNEPNWEDEENIVNNLTCLCVVGIEDPVRPEVPDAIRKCQKAGITVRMVTGDNINTARSIALKCGILKPNEDFLILEGKEFNRRIRDNNGEVQQHLLDKVWPKLRVLARSSPTDKYTLVKGIIDSKATAAREVVAVTGDGTNDGPALKKADVGFAMGIAGTDVAKEASDIILTDDNFSSIVKAVMWGRNVYDSIAKFLQFQLTVNVVAVIVAFIGACAVQDSPLKAVQMLWVNLIMDTLASLALATEMPTNDLLLRRPYGRTKPLISRTMMKNILGQAVYQLTVIFMLLFVGDKMLDIETGRGVAQAGGGPTQHFTVIFNTFVMMTLFNEFNARKIHGQRNVFQGIFTNPIFYSIWILTCLSQVVIIQYGKMAFSTKALTLEQWMWCLFFGVGTLLWGQIITTIPTRKIPKILSWGRGQPDDIGAIDLGDEKFDPDSDKKPRKGQILWLRGLTRLQTQTSNRTLVQNVSVTGRSPSQDYYMLRVIRAFKSTLEDLEERRSVHSLHSLHSMRSSRSHTGPRPFSDFTYIDEDPTNTTVIRVKGPAEDSAQARMINNSATSPLLLTVSGPPGNNAYNHHNTIYNTTTTTTTTTATTTTTNDNRSSSNSANPSQTNHTQMQSSNSRDNNTTITGNSPLLSSNNLALPELTKLVHETSI
- the PMCA gene encoding plasma membrane calcium-transporting ATPase 3 isoform X5 yields the protein MATIDGRPAQYGVTLKQLRELMEFRGREGVNKINSYGGVQEICKKLYTSPSEGLSGSAADIQHRRDTFGSNLIPPKPPKTFLQLVWEALQDVTLIILEVAALVSLGLSFYQPADEEETGPSFEDDEAKYGWIEGLAILISVIVVVIVTAFNDYSKERQFKGLQSRIEGEHKFSVIRQGEVKQIAVFDIVVGDICQIKYGDLLPADGILIQSNDLKVDESSLTGESDHVKKGEAFDPMVLSGTHVMEGSGKMLVTAVGVNSQAGIIFTLLGAAVDHQEQEIKKMKKEAKKQRKKKSLTGDEAGEITGNSHVSSGAKAEAGEGHAVGSAGGGGEGKKEKSVLQAKLTKLAIQIGYAGSTIAALTVLILVIQFCVTTFVIERKTWKNTYAGDLVRHLIIGVTVLVVAVPEGLPLAVTLSLAYSVKKMMKDNNLVRHLDACETMGNATAICSDKTGTLTTNRMTVVQSYICEKMSKSAPKFSDIPNHIGNLVIQAISINSAYTSRIMPAQDPTDLPLQIGNKTECALLGFVVALGMNYQTIRDDQPEETFTRVYTFNSVRKSMSTVVPRKGGGYRLFTKGASEMIMKKCAFIYGREGHLEKFTKEMQDRLTKNVIEPMACDGLRTISIAYRDFVPGKAEINQVHVDNEPNWEDEENIVNNLTCLCVVGIEDPVRPEVPDAIRKCQKAGITVRMVTGDNINTARSIALKCGILKPNEDFLILEGKEFNRRIRDNNGEVQQHLLDKVWPKLRVLARSSPTDKYTLVKGIIDSKATAAREVVAVTGDGTNDGPALKKADVGFAMGIAGTDVAKEASDIILTDDNFSSIVKAVMWGRNVYDSIAKFLQFQLTVNVVAVIVAFIGACAVQDSPLKAVQMLWVNLIMDTLASLALATEMPTNDLLLRRPYGRTKPLISRTMMKNILGQAVYQLTVIFMLLFVGDKMLDIETGRGVAQAGGGPTQHFTVIFNTFVMMTLFNEFNARKIHGQRNVFQGIFTNPIFYSIWILTCLSQVVIIQYGKMAFSTKALTLEQWMWCLFFGVGTLLWGQIITTIPTRKIPKILSWGRGQPDDIGAIDLGDEKFDPDSDKKPRKGQILWLRGLTRLQTQTSNRTLVQNVSVTGRSPSQDYYMIRVVNAFRQGLDARYTSEHSSTTFAEVLRKQSSLNNRLSQTSSIEYADNNPDELTIPEIDVERLSSHSHTETAV